From a region of the Candidatus Pelagibacter sp. FZCC0015 genome:
- a CDS encoding ABC transporter ATP-binding protein, with translation MSENILEINNLSKYFGGLAAVSDCSIKVKRGTITGIIGPNGSGKTTLFNLIAGNLKSSGGSVTFDDENITDVPSYELFSKGLLRTFQIAHEFSNLSVLENLMMVPGNQSGEKLMTALFKPGLVAEEEAAVKEKAKEVVEFLNLGHLSNELAGNLSGGQKKLLELGRTMMVDAKLVLLDEVGAGVNRTLLKDLGTAIEKLNKEKGYTFCMIEHDMDFIGRLCDPVIVMAEGSVLFEGTVEEAKKDEKVIESYLGRGSKLKDTN, from the coding sequence ATGTCTGAAAATATTTTAGAGATTAATAATTTAAGTAAATATTTTGGTGGATTAGCTGCTGTTTCAGATTGTTCAATTAAAGTTAAAAGAGGAACAATCACAGGTATCATCGGTCCTAATGGATCTGGTAAAACAACTTTATTTAATTTAATTGCAGGAAACTTAAAATCTTCAGGAGGAAGCGTAACTTTTGATGATGAAAATATTACCGATGTTCCTTCCTATGAATTATTTTCTAAAGGGTTGTTAAGAACTTTTCAAATTGCTCATGAGTTTTCAAATTTATCTGTTCTAGAAAACTTAATGATGGTTCCAGGCAATCAATCAGGCGAAAAGCTAATGACAGCATTATTTAAACCAGGTTTAGTTGCAGAGGAAGAAGCCGCAGTTAAAGAAAAAGCAAAAGAAGTTGTTGAATTTTTAAACCTTGGACATCTTTCTAATGAACTCGCAGGAAATCTTTCAGGAGGACAAAAGAAATTATTAGAACTTGGAAGAACAATGATGGTGGATGCTAAATTAGTATTATTAGATGAGGTGGGGGCTGGCGTTAATAGAACTTTGCTTAAAGATCTTGGAACTGCAATAGAAAAACTTAATAAAGAAAAAGGTTATACTTTTTGTATGATCGAACATGATATGGATTTTATTGGAAGATTATGTGACCCAGTGATTGTAATGGCTGAAGGATCGGTTTTATTTGAAGGAACAGTTGAAGAAGCAAAAAAAGATGAAAAGGTTATTGAGAGTTATCTTGGAAGAGGATCAAAATTAAAGGATACAAACTAA
- a CDS encoding pyrroline-5-carboxylate reductase, with translation MNLGFIGTGKIASSVITGICKSKISYKKIIISPRNKKIAQGLKRKFKKIVIAKNNQQIVDQCNWVFLSVTPTVGEKIIKDLKFKSNQTVVSFISTITLSQLKKVIKVKAKIVRAIPLPPISLKKGPVPICPPNPKVKAFFNNLGTTVEIKNEKSSINFWSTSGMMAPFYEVLRVMTDWLVKRGVKRNNAQKYITSLFLALSQDAVVNSKENLKNLVKESQTPRGLNEQGVKELTKAGFYKSLEKTLNSIHKRLNK, from the coding sequence ATGAATTTAGGTTTTATTGGTACAGGTAAAATTGCTTCTTCAGTTATTACTGGAATATGTAAATCAAAAATTTCTTATAAAAAAATTATAATCTCTCCAAGAAATAAAAAAATAGCACAGGGTTTAAAAAGAAAGTTTAAAAAAATTGTAATAGCCAAAAACAATCAGCAAATTGTAGATCAGTGTAATTGGGTATTTTTATCTGTGACACCGACCGTTGGTGAAAAAATTATTAAAGATTTAAAGTTTAAATCCAATCAAACTGTTGTGAGTTTCATTTCTACTATAACTTTGTCTCAATTAAAGAAAGTAATTAAAGTAAAAGCAAAAATTGTACGAGCAATACCTTTGCCTCCAATTTCATTAAAAAAAGGTCCTGTACCTATTTGTCCTCCCAATCCAAAAGTAAAAGCATTTTTTAATAATTTGGGAACAACTGTAGAAATTAAAAATGAAAAATCTTCAATAAATTTTTGGTCAACGTCTGGAATGATGGCACCATTTTATGAGGTGTTAAGAGTTATGACTGATTGGCTGGTAAAAAGAGGGGTAAAAAGAAATAATGCTCAAAAATACATAACATCTTTATTTTTGGCTTTATCTCAAGATGCAGTCGTAAATTCAAAAGAAAATTTAAAAAATTTAGTTAAAGAATCTCAAACGCCTAGAGGGCTAAATGAACAAGGCGTTAAAGAATTAACCAAAGCTGGATTTTATAAATCTCTAGAAAAAACTTTAAATAGTATTCACAAAAGACTAAACAAATAA
- the glaH gene encoding glutarate dioxygenase GlaH: protein MEKISGIDVQEHEKSKRILNIRLKDEIIEKLIFPFNKFDLTALELKPFTRFTIAKSLDDLTGNKLSKLMNSIIRDRSTGCFIIGPSNISSKINDKFLVKLSTAVAYLIGIPNHDSMAGKYYARFHVKHEDASDSYLRKAYRNMDLHTDGTYVKEVTDWLVMTKLEEKNVEGGETAMLHLDDWEHCHELSNDPVGKQNFIWGSPKSKNVDYKVEHPVFSSDEKGRPQISYIDQFPEPKNMDQGNFLQRLSDALEESKNKVITKLPVGCSIIANNSFWLHGRKPFKENKELSRELLRIRGSFFVN from the coding sequence ATGGAAAAAATATCTGGCATAGATGTGCAGGAGCACGAAAAATCAAAAAGAATTTTGAATATTAGATTAAAAGACGAAATAATTGAAAAACTAATTTTCCCCTTTAATAAATTTGATTTAACTGCATTAGAACTAAAACCATTTACAAGATTTACTATTGCTAAGAGTTTAGATGATTTAACAGGAAATAAACTAAGCAAGTTAATGAATTCCATTATAAGAGACAGATCTACAGGTTGCTTCATTATTGGCCCGAGTAATATTTCTTCGAAAATCAATGATAAATTTTTAGTCAAATTGTCTACAGCTGTTGCATACTTAATTGGCATTCCCAATCATGACTCTATGGCAGGAAAATATTATGCAAGGTTTCATGTAAAACATGAGGATGCAAGCGACTCATACTTAAGAAAAGCATACAGAAATATGGATCTTCATACTGATGGTACTTATGTAAAAGAGGTAACTGATTGGTTAGTAATGACTAAGTTAGAAGAAAAAAATGTTGAAGGTGGAGAAACGGCAATGCTTCATTTAGATGATTGGGAGCATTGTCATGAATTATCAAATGATCCAGTTGGTAAACAAAATTTTATTTGGGGATCTCCAAAAAGTAAAAATGTAGATTACAAAGTTGAACATCCAGTATTTTCATCAGATGAAAAAGGTAGACCACAAATTTCTTATATTGATCAATTTCCAGAACCAAAAAATATGGATCAAGGAAATTTTCTGCAAAGGTTATCGGATGCGTTGGAGGAAAGTAAAAATAAAGTAATAACAAAACTACCCGTAGGTTGTTCTATAATTGCAAATAATTCCTTTTGGCTTCATGGTAGAAAGCCATTTAAAGAAAATAAGGAATTAAGCAGAGAATTGTTACGAATAAGAGGATCTTTTTTTGTTAATTAA
- a CDS encoding AzlD domain-containing protein, translated as MSVSVVYAILVTSLATFLSRFLGAVSSQGIKETSKIFKWFNCLAYATLAALIARTIIFPVGVLNEAGYLLRLTVVILSLAVFFVSKKNYVYPTIFSAVCMAVLASYF; from the coding sequence ATGTCAGTTAGTGTAGTTTATGCAATTTTGGTTACTTCACTTGCGACTTTTTTATCAAGGTTTCTTGGAGCTGTAAGTTCTCAAGGAATAAAAGAAACTTCAAAAATTTTTAAATGGTTTAATTGTTTAGCCTATGCAACTTTAGCTGCTTTGATAGCAAGAACAATCATTTTTCCTGTAGGAGTTTTAAATGAAGCAGGATATTTATTAAGACTTACTGTTGTTATCTTGTCGCTGGCAGTGTTTTTTGTTTCAAAAAAAAATTATGTATATCCAACAATTTTTTCTGCAGTGTGCATGGCTGTATTAGCAAGTTATTTTTAA
- a CDS encoding AzlC family ABC transporter permease, whose translation MINKKIFFKGYKSILAHDSPAIALGCCFIAIGALLKNLGFNIQESIFSTMLTYALPGSLVMAESLLVGASLLNIFLAVWFVNARLYPMAVSLFPLMMHKNQPKWKYYFSCHFIAVSAWLIMKSNYKSIPKEQRIDYWIGIGSATWSVAVLGTFLGFYFSEFLNKEIMMGLAILNPIYFLCMMVGASKTIQITLSVLLGSILGPIFYFFSPEWSILLGGVVGGTAAYLIGEINVS comes from the coding sequence ATGATTAATAAAAAAATTTTCTTTAAAGGATATAAATCAATTTTAGCACATGACAGTCCTGCAATTGCTTTAGGATGTTGTTTTATTGCTATTGGAGCACTTCTTAAAAATTTAGGATTTAATATTCAGGAAAGTATTTTTTCAACAATGTTGACTTATGCTTTGCCAGGATCTTTAGTTATGGCGGAGTCTTTATTAGTTGGAGCATCACTATTAAATATTTTTTTAGCTGTTTGGTTTGTAAATGCTCGTCTATATCCAATGGCTGTCTCTCTATTTCCATTAATGATGCATAAAAACCAACCAAAATGGAAATATTATTTCTCATGTCATTTTATAGCTGTATCCGCTTGGTTGATTATGAAAAGTAATTACAAATCAATCCCTAAAGAACAAAGAATTGATTATTGGATAGGAATAGGAAGTGCCACTTGGAGTGTTGCTGTCTTAGGTACATTTCTTGGTTTTTATTTTTCAGAATTTCTCAATAAAGAAATAATGATGGGTTTAGCAATTTTAAATCCTATTTATTTTTTATGCATGATGGTTGGAGCATCTAAAACAATTCAAATTACACTTTCAGTGTTGTTAGGGTCTATATTAGGACCAATTTTTTATTTTTTTTCACCAGAGTGGTCAATTTTATTAGGAGGTGTAGTAGGTGGAACAGCAGCTTATCTTATTGGAGAAATAAATGTCAGTTAG
- a CDS encoding ABC transporter ATP-binding protein, whose protein sequence is MSNQYEVLGKAPTPEDLKKLSPNEIHLTIKNLSAGYGKMEILHNFDLFVNKAQSLCLIGPNGAGKSTILHSIYGFTNIFSGQIEIDGKEITNLTPAEKLKSVGIAYILQDNSVFPDMTVEENLLMGGYIKDKTEESFQEAERILEKYERLRNRRNQPAKVLSGGERRLLEISRALVMKPSVLLVDEPSIGLEPRYIDMVFEILRDLQQNEKKTIILVEQNAKKGLEFADIGYVLVSGQTAIAGKGDELLQNPDVGRLFLGG, encoded by the coding sequence ATGTCAAATCAATATGAAGTTTTAGGTAAAGCTCCAACACCAGAAGATTTAAAAAAACTGTCTCCAAATGAAATTCATTTAACAATTAAAAATTTGAGTGCTGGTTATGGAAAAATGGAAATTTTGCATAACTTTGATTTATTTGTAAATAAAGCACAATCACTATGTTTAATTGGCCCAAATGGAGCAGGTAAATCTACAATACTTCATTCAATTTATGGTTTTACAAATATTTTTTCAGGTCAAATAGAAATAGATGGAAAAGAAATTACTAATCTAACACCAGCTGAAAAACTAAAGTCAGTTGGTATCGCATACATTTTACAAGATAATTCAGTTTTTCCAGACATGACAGTCGAAGAAAACTTATTAATGGGTGGATATATTAAAGATAAAACAGAAGAATCATTTCAAGAAGCAGAAAGAATTTTAGAAAAATATGAAAGATTAAGAAATAGAAGAAACCAGCCTGCAAAAGTACTATCGGGCGGTGAAAGAAGATTATTAGAAATATCTAGAGCTTTAGTTATGAAACCATCTGTATTATTGGTAGATGAGCCATCAATTGGTTTAGAACCAAGATACATTGATATGGTGTTTGAAATTTTGAGAGACCTTCAACAGAATGAAAAGAAAACTATAATTCTAGTTGAGCAAAATGCCAAAAAAGGTTTAGAGTTTGCAGATATAGGATACGTTTTGGTATCGGGTCAAACTGCAATTGCCGGCAAAGGAGATGAGTTATTGCAAAATCCAGATGTCGGTAGACTATTCCTTGGCGGTTAA
- a CDS encoding ABC transporter ATP-binding protein: MSILEVNNVSKSFGGVKANVDISMSVEKGKIVGLIGPNGSGKTTLFNSIVGTYPIDQGSIKFNGKEVSELPVPVIAKLGLLRTFQQTRIYGKLNCIDNMLISHKGSDESILKLFSKIPQELTEKAENLLNFVGLYQKRKLRAGDLSFGQQKLLELAMALMNEPEMLLLDEPTAGINPTLINGIIDRLIKVNQDFGITLLVIEHNMRVIMQLAENIFCLAHGKMLANGSPDEIKNDKRVIDAYLGAQ; the protein is encoded by the coding sequence ATGAGTATTCTTGAAGTGAATAACGTTAGTAAATCTTTTGGAGGAGTAAAAGCTAATGTTGATATTTCTATGTCTGTTGAAAAAGGAAAAATAGTGGGATTAATCGGTCCGAATGGATCTGGAAAAACAACATTGTTTAATTCTATTGTTGGAACTTATCCTATCGATCAAGGATCAATTAAATTTAATGGTAAGGAAGTATCAGAACTTCCAGTACCAGTTATAGCTAAACTTGGTTTATTAAGAACTTTTCAACAAACAAGAATTTATGGAAAATTAAATTGTATAGATAACATGCTTATAAGCCATAAAGGTAGCGATGAAAGTATATTAAAACTATTTTCAAAGATCCCGCAGGAATTAACTGAAAAAGCAGAAAATTTATTAAATTTTGTTGGACTATATCAAAAGAGAAAATTAAGAGCTGGGGATTTATCTTTTGGACAGCAAAAGCTTCTTGAGCTTGCTATGGCATTAATGAATGAGCCAGAAATGCTTTTATTAGATGAACCAACTGCAGGAATAAATCCTACTTTGATCAATGGAATTATAGATAGATTGATAAAAGTAAATCAAGACTTTGGAATTACTCTTTTAGTTATTGAGCACAACATGAGAGTAATAATGCAATTAGCAGAGAATATTTTTTGTTTAGCTCATGGTAAAATGTTAGCTAATGGTTCTCCAGATGAAATTAAAAATGATAAGCGTGTTATCGATGCTTATTTAGGGGCTCAATAA
- a CDS encoding branched-chain amino acid ABC transporter permease, translating into MNKNNLILYIGILIFGLAAPFVFPAFKVQLSILCILIVLAITWNIQGGEMGYNTFGNILFYGLGMYLCASVQVGMFFPLAEWTESGGEKTFVHTPTQFFQGMAMGLVVAAVVPTIVAGLIGYSILGLRGHYFAICTLGLGVAAGEISGGIEIIGAGQGFTTPPFPNVGGLEARGEFFYFLSFIVLILTFVAVKAIYSTRFKLILNAIRDNEDKAEAMGIETMKYKIIGWMISAFFCGLAGGIMGGLVGYIDSTDVAFDGREMGVFMVLMAILGGKGTLWGPVIGATVFHIFKEGFWTFFLGWQYVALGVLIVVIVIYFPEGIMGWLREKYPERFGEVVDEADRKAQVEIK; encoded by the coding sequence ATGAACAAAAATAATTTAATATTATACATAGGTATACTAATTTTTGGGTTAGCCGCTCCTTTTGTATTTCCAGCCTTTAAAGTCCAATTGTCAATTCTTTGCATACTAATAGTTCTTGCAATTACTTGGAATATTCAAGGTGGAGAGATGGGATATAACACTTTTGGGAATATATTATTTTATGGACTAGGAATGTATTTATGTGCCTCGGTTCAAGTAGGAATGTTTTTTCCATTAGCTGAATGGACAGAAAGTGGTGGTGAAAAAACTTTCGTTCATACGCCAACTCAATTTTTTCAAGGTATGGCTATGGGACTTGTCGTTGCCGCCGTGGTACCAACAATTGTTGCTGGCTTAATTGGATATTCTATTCTTGGACTTAGAGGACATTATTTTGCAATTTGTACATTAGGTTTGGGTGTCGCGGCGGGAGAAATTTCTGGAGGAATTGAAATTATTGGAGCAGGACAGGGTTTTACTACTCCACCTTTTCCTAATGTAGGAGGATTAGAAGCTAGAGGAGAATTTTTCTATTTTTTAAGTTTCATAGTTTTGATTCTTACATTCGTTGCTGTCAAAGCAATCTATTCTACTAGATTTAAATTAATCTTAAATGCAATCAGAGATAATGAGGATAAAGCGGAAGCAATGGGAATAGAAACAATGAAATATAAAATTATTGGTTGGATGATATCTGCTTTCTTCTGTGGTCTAGCAGGTGGAATAATGGGTGGCTTAGTTGGATACATCGACTCAACTGATGTTGCATTCGATGGAAGAGAAATGGGAGTGTTCATGGTTCTAATGGCAATATTAGGTGGTAAAGGAACTTTATGGGGACCAGTTATTGGAGCAACTGTATTTCATATATTTAAAGAAGGTTTTTGGACATTCTTTTTGGGTTGGCAATATGTTGCTTTGGGAGTTTTGATTGTTGTAATTGTAATTTATTTCCCAGAGGGAATTATGGGGTGGCTAAGAGAAAAATATCCAGAACGATTTGGAGAAGTAGTTGATGAAGCAGACCGAAAGGCACAGGTAGAAATAAAATGA
- a CDS encoding branched-chain amino acid ABC transporter permease, whose amino-acid sequence MDFLVFQYPMITVQACLDGILLGVLFALIAYGMALQWGVMNIINIAQGDLVILGGYIAYFMYLYGIHPAWGVIVAPVIMYFVGIAIYKLVINKVVDRDLFISILATFGISILFMQLMNFAFGADVVLANSGYGTTMLFDNNVVLPNSKIFSAFISIVFAICLVIYMKKSKLGRAIRATAQNARAAKILGVDTEKVYAATFGINAALCGVAGALISITFTIHPYMGLPYTIRSFMIVIVAGLGNLPGVAMSGMGLGVFEEFADYILGTEFRIGSVFLLLVLILVYRRFKLSRKREYLK is encoded by the coding sequence ATGGATTTTCTTGTATTTCAATACCCTATGATAACAGTTCAAGCTTGCTTGGATGGAATTCTTCTTGGAGTTTTGTTTGCATTGATTGCATATGGAATGGCACTTCAATGGGGAGTGATGAATATAATTAACATTGCACAAGGTGATCTTGTTATTTTAGGAGGATACATTGCATATTTTATGTATCTCTACGGTATTCATCCAGCATGGGGAGTAATTGTTGCACCAGTTATAATGTATTTTGTAGGTATAGCGATTTACAAACTAGTAATTAATAAAGTAGTAGATAGAGATCTATTTATCTCTATTTTAGCGACTTTTGGGATAAGTATTCTGTTCATGCAATTAATGAACTTTGCATTTGGTGCAGATGTTGTACTTGCAAACTCTGGTTACGGAACAACAATGTTGTTTGATAACAACGTTGTGTTACCTAATTCAAAAATATTTTCAGCTTTTATAAGTATTGTATTTGCTATTTGTTTAGTAATTTACATGAAAAAATCTAAGCTAGGCCGAGCTATTAGAGCTACAGCTCAAAATGCAAGAGCTGCAAAGATTTTAGGAGTTGATACAGAAAAAGTTTATGCAGCAACATTTGGAATAAATGCTGCTCTATGTGGTGTTGCTGGAGCATTAATTTCAATAACATTTACTATTCATCCTTATATGGGTTTACCATATACGATTAGATCTTTTATGATTGTGATTGTAGCAGGATTAGGAAACTTGCCTGGTGTTGCAATGTCAGGAATGGGATTAGGAGTTTTTGAGGAGTTTGCAGATTATATTTTAGGAACAGAATTTAGAATTGGTTCAGTTTTTTTATTATTGGTTTTAATCCTAGTTTACAGAAGATTTAAACTTTCTAGAAAAAGAGAGTATTTAAAATGA
- a CDS encoding amino acid ABC transporter substrate-binding protein, with the protein MKLNKIILSFVSALVILFSTSVASFAKVVGDKIILGAAISLTGKYSSNGVHTQNGYNMAVDRINSMGGVKVGGKTYKFDIIYYDDESNPKRAAQLAERLISQDGVEFMLGPYSSGLTKAIAPVTEKYGVPMVEANGASRSLFTKGYKYLFAVLAPANLYLDVAIETAVELNGGKPVRIAQAFEQDAFSQDVRLGILDAAERTGSEIIIDDKLPKELNDMAATLVKVKQMKPDVLVVSGHTKGALTAIRQIAEMKVDVPMLAMTHCDAAKLSKQHGKNSQYALCASQWHKSLTYKDDFFKDGMTYAADFEKEFGYDPPYQSAESSAALLVFKDAFERANSFDQKKVRDALAATNMQTFYGNIKFAPGGQNVDKPMVLFQVMCDDAGKCENKVVAPLKWASAKLIHPMPKWSER; encoded by the coding sequence ATGAAATTAAATAAAATAATTTTAAGTTTTGTTTCTGCATTAGTAATTCTATTTTCAACTTCTGTAGCATCCTTTGCAAAAGTTGTTGGTGATAAAATTATTTTAGGTGCTGCGATTTCCCTAACTGGTAAATACTCATCAAATGGTGTTCATACTCAAAATGGTTACAATATGGCCGTTGATAGAATTAACAGCATGGGTGGTGTTAAAGTTGGTGGAAAGACTTATAAGTTTGACATTATTTATTATGATGATGAATCAAACCCTAAGAGAGCTGCACAGCTTGCAGAAAGATTGATATCACAAGATGGTGTTGAGTTTATGCTTGGTCCTTACAGTTCTGGTTTAACTAAAGCGATTGCACCAGTAACTGAAAAATATGGTGTTCCAATGGTTGAAGCAAATGGTGCATCTAGATCTTTGTTTACAAAAGGTTACAAATATCTATTTGCTGTATTAGCTCCAGCTAACCTATATCTTGATGTTGCTATCGAAACAGCAGTTGAGTTAAATGGTGGAAAACCAGTAAGAATTGCTCAAGCGTTTGAACAAGATGCTTTTTCACAGGATGTTAGATTAGGTATTTTAGATGCTGCAGAAAGAACTGGATCTGAAATCATAATTGACGATAAATTGCCTAAAGAGCTTAATGATATGGCTGCTACTTTGGTTAAAGTAAAACAAATGAAACCAGATGTGCTTGTTGTATCAGGTCATACAAAAGGAGCATTAACTGCAATCAGACAAATTGCTGAAATGAAAGTTGACGTTCCAATGCTAGCTATGACACACTGTGATGCAGCCAAGCTATCTAAACAGCATGGTAAAAATTCACAGTATGCACTTTGTGCCTCTCAATGGCATAAGTCACTAACTTATAAAGATGACTTCTTTAAAGATGGTATGACTTACGCTGCAGACTTTGAGAAAGAGTTTGGATACGATCCACCTTACCAATCTGCTGAATCTTCAGCTGCTTTATTGGTATTCAAAGATGCATTTGAAAGAGCAAATTCTTTCGATCAAAAGAAAGTAAGAGATGCTCTTGCAGCTACTAACATGCAAACATTCTATGGAAATATTAAATTTGCACCTGGTGGTCAGAACGTTGACAAGCCAATGGTACTCTTCCAAGTAATGTGTGATGACGCTGGTAAGTGTGAAAATAAAGTTGTTGCTCCATTAAAATGGGCATCAGCTAAGTTAATTCACCCAATGCCTAAGTGGTCAGAAAGATAA
- a CDS encoding LysE family translocator has translation MLPLDFILYLQIIIFLFITPGTPRIVIISYSMNYGVGKCIWSALGDVTANLIQATLVIFVIGSFFSENSTILNVFKWIGIIYLLYLAYDIYKSRPKSISNQEEIKKSNLSFFKDGFLVAGTSPKAWMFFPFIFPQFIDFNSNLLAQFIILITTYIALDFLSLIGYAILAQKLIKWITANPKTINTISASVLVIIACIIVVMQQY, from the coding sequence ATGCTCCCCCTAGATTTTATTCTTTACCTTCAAATTATAATTTTTTTATTCATCACACCTGGAACCCCTAGAATTGTAATTATCTCTTATTCAATGAATTATGGGGTAGGTAAATGTATTTGGTCAGCATTAGGTGACGTTACTGCAAACTTAATTCAGGCAACCCTAGTTATTTTTGTTATTGGATCTTTTTTTTCTGAGAATTCTACAATACTGAATGTGTTTAAATGGATAGGTATAATTTATTTATTATATTTAGCTTATGATATTTATAAATCTCGACCAAAAAGTATTTCAAACCAAGAAGAAATAAAAAAAAGTAACTTATCTTTTTTTAAAGATGGCTTTTTAGTTGCTGGCACAAGTCCTAAGGCTTGGATGTTTTTTCCTTTTATTTTCCCGCAATTTATTGATTTTAATTCAAATTTATTAGCACAATTTATAATTTTAATTACAACTTATATCGCTTTAGATTTTTTATCCTTGATTGGTTACGCAATACTTGCACAAAAATTAATAAAATGGATTACTGCAAATCCAAAAACCATTAATACAATTTCTGCGAGTGTTCTAGTAATTATTGCCTGTATTATTGTTGTAATGCAACAATATTAG
- a CDS encoding TIGR03643 family protein — translation MKKKGHIPITRVKNPEPKMDDPDWIIWAAWADRITFEEIEKKTGKKESDVIKIMRRSLKPSSFRLWRKRVNQKSIKHRKKFEYSRKEITSKIKKGDYL, via the coding sequence ATGAAAAAAAAAGGTCACATCCCGATTACCCGCGTCAAAAATCCAGAGCCCAAAATGGACGATCCTGATTGGATCATTTGGGCAGCCTGGGCAGATAGGATAACCTTTGAAGAAATCGAAAAAAAAACTGGGAAGAAAGAATCTGATGTAATTAAAATTATGCGAAGATCTTTAAAACCATCCTCTTTTAGATTGTGGAGAAAAAGAGTAAACCAAAAAAGTATAAAACATCGAAAAAAGTTTGAATACTCTAGAAAAGAAATAACTAGTAAAATTAAAAAAGGTGACTATCTATAG
- the grxC gene encoding glutaredoxin 3: protein MKKITMYTGPLCNYCEAAKRLLTRNNAPYNEIDISKVDGAMDEMIKKANGKRTIPQIFFDDQHIGGYDEVRALEKENKLQDLLNN from the coding sequence ATGAAAAAAATTACTATGTATACAGGCCCACTATGTAATTATTGTGAGGCAGCAAAAAGATTATTAACAAGAAATAATGCGCCTTATAATGAAATAGATATTTCAAAAGTTGATGGAGCAATGGATGAAATGATTAAAAAAGCTAATGGTAAAAGAACTATTCCACAAATTTTTTTTGATGACCAGCATATTGGTGGTTATGATGAAGTAAGAGCATTAGAAAAAGAAAATAAACTTCAAGATCTTTTAAATAATTAA